The Aminivibrio pyruvatiphilus DNA segment GGGATGGAAGGGGCACCCCGACGGCAGGTCCAAGGGATCGGGCATGAGGCCTTCGATGGGCCGTATTTTCGACGTCTCCTCCTCGATGTCCGGAATGCACCGGAACAGGCCGAGGGTGTAGGGGTGCCGGGCGTTGCCGAAGATCTGTTCCAGGGAGCCCGTCTCCACGATCCTGCCGGCGTACATCACCGCCACATGGTCGCAGACTTCCCCCACCACACCGAGGTCGTGGGTGATCATGATCATGGCGGTGGAAAACTCCTCCTTGAGGCTCCGCATGAGGTCCAGCACCTGGGCCTGGATGGTCACGTCCAGGGCTGTGGTGGGCTCGTCGGCGATGATGAGCCCGGGGTTGCAGGCCAGCGCCATGGCGATGACCACCCGCTGGCGCATGCCGCCGCTGAATTCATGGGGGTATTCCCGGTACCGCTGACCCGGGATCTGCACCTTTTCCAGCATCTCCATGGCCTTTTTCTCCGCCTCCGCCTCCGACAGATTCTGGTGGGCCACCAGGGCTTCGGAAATCTGGATTCCCACCGTCACCACGGGGTTCAGGGATGTCATGGGGTCCTGGAAGATCATGGAGATGTGGTTGCCCCGGATCTTCTTCATCTCCTTCTCCGAAAAGGAGAGGAGGTTTTTTCCGGCGAAATTGACGCTGCCGCTGGTGATGATGCCCGGAGGGGACGGGACAAGGCCCATGATCGACAGGGCGGTGGTGGTTTTCCCCGCGCCACTCTCCCCCACGAGGCCGAGGGTCCTGCCCGCTTCGAGGGAGAACTCCACGCCGTTCACGGCGGCCACCGTTCCTTCGTAGGTTTTGTAAATGACGTTCAGATCTGCTACTTCCAGCAAGGGACCATTCATGAAAAAACCTCCCGGCGGACTACTGGCGGAGCTTGGGATCCAGCGAATCCCGAAGCCCGTCGCCGAAAATGTTCAGGGCGAGCACCACCACGGAGATGGCCAGCCCCGGAAAAAAGGTGAGATAGGGAGCGTTCCGGAGGAACTGCCGTCCCGAGCTCAGCATGGAGCCCCACTCCGCCGTGGGGGGCTGGATGCCGAGGCCGAGGAAGGAGAGGGCCGCCGCCGAAAGGATGGCCTGGGCCACTCCCAGAGTGCTCTGCACGATGATGGGTGCCATGCAGTTGGGGAGGATGTTCTCCAGGATGATCCTGGCGTCGCTCGCTCCCACCGCCCTGGCCGCCTCCACGTACTCCTGCCCCCGGACGGTGAGGGCCGATGCCCGGACCACCCTGGCGTACCGGGGAAGCTGGCTGATCCCCACGGCGATCATGAGGTTCAGCAGACTCGTTCCCAGGGCGCCCACGATGGCAATGGCCAGGATGATCTGGGGTATGGCCAGGAGCACGTCCATGCACCGCATGATGAAATTGTCGAGCCGTCCGCCGTAGTAGCCGCCTATGGCCCCGAGGATGCCGCCGAACACGGCGCCGATTCCCACGGCGACGAAGCCGACATAGAGGGAGATCCTGCTGCCGTAGATGATCCGGCTCAGCATGTCCCGGCCGAAGTTATCCGTCCCCAGGGGGTGTTCCGACGACGGTCCCTGGAGGCGCATTTTGATGTTCGTCTGGTTCGGGTCGTAGGGGGCCAGGACGGGGGCGAGGACCGCCACCACCACCAGCAGGATGACCACCGACATTCCCACGACGGCGGCCTTGTTGCGCCGCAGGCGCCGCCAGACTTCCCACCAGGGGCTCCGGCGCTTCTCCCTTTCCTTCGTCTGGACGGAAGAGGGAGCAAACAGGGTACCGTTTCCGTTATTCATGACGTTATCCCCCTCTCCGTCATTTCGCCGCCCGGTACTGGGCCTTGATCCGCGGGTCCAGCACTGCGTAGAGCAGGTCAACCAGAAGGTTCACGATCCCCACGCAGAGGGCGAAGAACAGCACGCCCCCCTGCACCACAGGGTAGTCCTGGGCGCGGATGGCGTCCACGATAAGCCTCCCGAGGCCCGGAATGGAGAAGATGGTCTCGGTGATGACCACGCCGCCGAGCTGGTGGCCGAAATATATCCCCGCTATGGTCACCACGGGAATCAGCACGTTGCCGAGAATATGCCTGGTGAGCACCAGCCGGTCGGAAATGCCCTTTGCCCGGGCGGTGCGGACGTAGTCCTGGCGGATAACCTCGAGCATACTGGACCGGGTCATCCTGGCGATGACCGCCATGGTCTGGATTCCGAGGACGATGGTAGGCATGATGAGGTTCTTCCATGAATCGAAGCCCGACGAAGGAAGGACGGGAATGTAGATGGAGAGCAGCAGCATGAGCATCAGGCCGACCCAGAAATTCGGTATGGAAAAGCCCACCAGGGCGAAGAAACTGCATAAGGCGTCCACCCAGGTGTTTTGTTTCAATGCCGCCAGGATTCCCAGCGGCAGGCCAATGACGATGGCAAAGATCATGCCCAGCACCGCGAGAGTGAGGGTGGCGGGAAACCGTTCCATTATCTCGTCCACCACCGGGGCGTTGCTCTTTATGGACCGCCCGAGATCGCCCTTGAGGGCGTTGGTGAGAAAAATGCCGTACTGCACGTATAAAGGCTTGGTGAGTCCGAGCTGTTCCCTCAGGTTGGAAATTTCTTCCTGGGTGGCGCTCGGGCCGAGCATGACCTCGGCAGGGTCTCCCGGCGCCAGGTGGACAATGGAGAAGATCACCACCGAAACGCCCAGCAGCACCGGGATAAGGAACATGAGCCTCTTGAGAAAATAACGAAGCATGGATCCTGTCCTCCGAAAAATGAAGTCCGACGGACCGCGTTGTGGGGCGGCCCGCCGGCGTTCTGTCGATTGGGGTTACTCGGCGAGGGTGACGGAATACAGGGGGCTGATCATGTTGGGGTAGAGCTTGAACCCCTTGACCTTGCTCGTGGACGCTCCCAGCAGCTCCTGGCTGATCATGAAGACCAGGGGGCATTCCTCGACGATGAGTTCCTGGGCCTCGGCATATACTTTCTTCCTGGCTTCCTGGTCGAGAGTGGCGGTGCCTTTCTCGAGAAGGGCGTCGAGGGCTTCGTTCTTGTAGCGGAACCGGTTGGAGGAGCCGATGTTGGCCGAGTGGTAGACAGGGGTCAGTCCGCCGTCGGCGTCGCCCGTGCCGGTCCAGCCGAGCATGAAGCCGCCGCCGATGCCCTTGGCGGAGGTGGAGAGCAGGGCGCTCCACTCCATGAGCTCTATCTGGGCGCGGATGCCCACTTCGGCGAGGTAGGCCTGGATGAGCTCGGCGGCGCTGCGCCGCTCGGTCCGGTTGTCGGAGTAGATGGTCATGTCAAAGCCGTCGGCGTAGCCGGCCTTCTTCAGAAGCTCCCGGGCCTTCTCGGGGTTGTAGGCGTAGGCCTCCTTCCTCTCGGGGTCGAATCCCCAGATCACCGGGGAGAGGGGACCTCTGGAGGGAGCCGCGTAGCCGAAGTACACGGCGTCCACTATGCCCTGCTTGTCCACGGCATAGTTCATGGCCTGGCGAACGAGCTTGTCGCCCAGGGGCTTCACTTCCGTGTTCAGGCCCATGTACAGGGTGGACATGGCGGGAACCTTGTAAGTGAGGTACTTGTCGTTTTTTTCGATGTTCTCGAACTCCTGGTAGGGGAAGTTTCCGGGGATGACGTCGATGCCGCCGGATTCGAGCTCCACGAGACGGGTGGCGTCCTCGGGGATGCCCCGGTAGATCACCGTGTCAATGGCGGCAGCCCCCCGGAAGTAGTCGGGGTTCTTCACCAGGACCACCTTGTCGCCCCGGGACCAGCTCTCAAACTTGAAGGGCCCCGTGCCGACGGCGGCCTTGCTGCCGTAGTCCGCGCCCGCGGCCGCCACGGCCTTCTCGCAGAGAATGGAGGTCTCGTAGCGGGTCAGGCTCATGAGCATGGGGGCGAAGGGGCGCTTCGTGACGATCTTCACAGTATAATCGTCCACTGCTTCCACGGAGGCCACTTCCTTCAGGTGAGTGGCTCCGGGAGAGGCCGTCTTCGGGTCCCGGATCCTCTCGACGGTGTACTTCACGTCGGCGGCGGTGAAAGGCTCGCCGTTGTGGAACTTCACACCCTTGCGGAGGTGGAAGATCCACGTGAGGTCATCGGGGTTTTCCCACTTTTCTGCAAGGTCGGGAACGATCTCCATGTTCTCGTTCACCTGCACCAGGTTGCTGTAGATCTGGCGGATGACGTTCGCCGAGTAAATGTCGCTCACTTTGTGGGGGTCGAGGCTCGACACGTCGGCCACCTGGGCGAGCCGCAGTTCCGCCGCCATGGCGGGCAGGCAGAACGCCAGGGCAAGAACGAGGGCGAGTGCTGCTGTTCTGAACTTGTTCATTTCCTTTCCACTTCCTTTCTTTCCTCCGCTTGATTTGTCTATCGCCACCGGCCGGACCGCTCCGGCCGGGAAATTTCGCTCCTACGCCGGGGAGAGCAGCCTGAGTGCCGTGGGGGACGCCGAGGTGATCACTTCACACCCCCCGGACAGGACAATCACATCGTCCTCGATCCGGACGCCGCCGAGCCCTTCCACGTAGATGCCGGGCTCGATGGTCACCACCGCACCGGCAGGCAGCTTCTCCTCGTTCAGGCGGTTCACCACGGGCAGTTCATGAAGCTCCAGGCCGATGCCGTGCCCCGTGGAGTGGGTGAAATGAGCTCCCCAGCCCTTCGAGGCGATGTAGTCCCTGGCCGCGCTGTCCACGTCCCGCCCCGTCGCCGCGGACGATACCGCCGCCACGGCCCGCTTTCGGGCCTCCTCGACGATATGGTAGATCTCCACCAGTTTCGGGTCCGGTTCCCCGAGGCCCACCGTGCGGGTCATGTCGGAGACATAGCCGTCGAGAACGGCCCCGAAATCCATGGTGATGAAGTCGCCCCGTTGGAGCACCCGCTCCGAAAACACTCCGTGCGGTCTGGCTCCCCGGGGGCCCGAGGCCGTCACAAAATGCCCCTTGGCCATCTGCTGGGCTCCCCGTGTGCGTATTTCGTGCACCAGGTCGGCGGCGATTTCCGCCT contains these protein-coding regions:
- a CDS encoding ABC transporter ATP-binding protein — protein: MNGPLLEVADLNVIYKTYEGTVAAVNGVEFSLEAGRTLGLVGESGAGKTTTALSIMGLVPSPPGIITSGSVNFAGKNLLSFSEKEMKKIRGNHISMIFQDPMTSLNPVVTVGIQISEALVAHQNLSEAEAEKKAMEMLEKVQIPGQRYREYPHEFSGGMRQRVVIAMALACNPGLIIADEPTTALDVTIQAQVLDLMRSLKEEFSTAMIMITHDLGVVGEVCDHVAVMYAGRIVETGSLEQIFGNARHPYTLGLFRCIPDIEEETSKIRPIEGLMPDPLDLPSGCPFHPRCPQCMDVCRTVVPGVLDDGGHRVMCHLYGKGGAAHA
- a CDS encoding ABC transporter permease, coding for MNNGNGTLFAPSSVQTKEREKRRSPWWEVWRRLRRNKAAVVGMSVVILLVVVAVLAPVLAPYDPNQTNIKMRLQGPSSEHPLGTDNFGRDMLSRIIYGSRISLYVGFVAVGIGAVFGGILGAIGGYYGGRLDNFIMRCMDVLLAIPQIILAIAIVGALGTSLLNLMIAVGISQLPRYARVVRASALTVRGQEYVEAARAVGASDARIILENILPNCMAPIIVQSTLGVAQAILSAAALSFLGLGIQPPTAEWGSMLSSGRQFLRNAPYLTFFPGLAISVVVLALNIFGDGLRDSLDPKLRQ
- a CDS encoding M24 family metallopeptidase; this translates as MTDTTDRCFSGRLARLQEELEKIGADALMVFSSELDNRPGIQYFSGFTGSFAVLVLGRNGGRLVTDSRYFLQAEEESFFPLVAMEDRDPWPAVGQALRELDVKMLAVEDDRLTLERGRALGKIASSVVGTSGLVRRIRAVKDEEELNVLRRSARIAAEAFEAFLPAIRPGRTEAEIAADLVHEIRTRGAQQMAKGHFVTASGPRGARPHGVFSERVLQRGDFITMDFGAVLDGYVSDMTRTVGLGEPDPKLVEIYHIVEEARKRAVAAVSSAATGRDVDSAARDYIASKGWGAHFTHSTGHGIGLELHELPVVNRLNEEKLPAGAVVTIEPGIYVEGLGGVRIEDDVIVLSGGCEVITSASPTALRLLSPA
- a CDS encoding glutathione ABC transporter substrate-binding protein translates to MNKFRTAALALVLALAFCLPAMAAELRLAQVADVSSLDPHKVSDIYSANVIRQIYSNLVQVNENMEIVPDLAEKWENPDDLTWIFHLRKGVKFHNGEPFTAADVKYTVERIRDPKTASPGATHLKEVASVEAVDDYTVKIVTKRPFAPMLMSLTRYETSILCEKAVAAAGADYGSKAAVGTGPFKFESWSRGDKVVLVKNPDYFRGAAAIDTVIYRGIPEDATRLVELESGGIDVIPGNFPYQEFENIEKNDKYLTYKVPAMSTLYMGLNTEVKPLGDKLVRQAMNYAVDKQGIVDAVYFGYAAPSRGPLSPVIWGFDPERKEAYAYNPEKARELLKKAGYADGFDMTIYSDNRTERRSAAELIQAYLAEVGIRAQIELMEWSALLSTSAKGIGGGFMLGWTGTGDADGGLTPVYHSANIGSSNRFRYKNEALDALLEKGTATLDQEARKKVYAEAQELIVEECPLVFMISQELLGASTSKVKGFKLYPNMISPLYSVTLAE
- the nikB gene encoding nickel ABC transporter permease translates to MLRYFLKRLMFLIPVLLGVSVVIFSIVHLAPGDPAEVMLGPSATQEEISNLREQLGLTKPLYVQYGIFLTNALKGDLGRSIKSNAPVVDEIMERFPATLTLAVLGMIFAIVIGLPLGILAALKQNTWVDALCSFFALVGFSIPNFWVGLMLMLLLSIYIPVLPSSGFDSWKNLIMPTIVLGIQTMAVIARMTRSSMLEVIRQDYVRTARAKGISDRLVLTRHILGNVLIPVVTIAGIYFGHQLGGVVITETIFSIPGLGRLIVDAIRAQDYPVVQGGVLFFALCVGIVNLLVDLLYAVLDPRIKAQYRAAK